GGCCCGCCGCGACATCGGCACCGGCGACGTCTTGCCCGGCGTCCGGATCGCCGGAGCCGCCGTGTTCGTCGAGGAGACGATGGCAGAGGGCGCCCAGGTGCTTGTCTACTGAGTCGTCGAACAGGACGGCAAGGCGACGGAACCCGGCCCGGCGAGTCGGACTAATGCCTACGATTCGGGTGTGAGCGAGGCGACCCAGCAGTTTTTCGCGGCCCTGCCGGCCCGCGCCCCGGAGGTACTACGCACCCCGATCAGCGGCACGCTGCGGATCGACCTCTCTGACGGTCAGCGCACCGAGCACTGGCTGGTCCGGATGCGGCCGGGAACGGCCGAGGTCGAGCAGGGTTCGGATGCGGCCGACGCGATCTGGTACTGCGGCCTGGATCTCTTCGACCGGCTCGTCACCGGCCGGGCACAGGCGCTTGCCGCGCTGTTCCGCAACGAGAGCACGTACACCGGGAACGTGGTGCTGTTCCTCGCCTTCCGCCGCTTCTTCCCGGCCGCGCCCGGCACCCGGGATCCGCGCGAGGTGGCCCGCGCGCACGTTACCCGGAACGGGTGAGGCAATTGGTAAGCATCCTGGACGGCAACACCTTCCTGGTCAGTGACCAACATGGGGACATCGAGCCCTCGTTGGACTCCCCCACCGGCCTGTTCATCTTCGACACCAGGTTCCTTTCCACCTGGTTGCTGCTGCTCGACGGCGAGCGGCTGCGAGCCCTCTCCATCGACGACGCCGAGTCCTTCCGGACCCGCTACTTCCTGGTGCCGGGTGAACCAACGCACTACCTGGACGCCAAGGTCTCCGTGATCCGGAGTCGGGCCATCTGTCGTGGCTTCGAGGAGGAGATCACGGTGCTGAACCACTCCGGGCAGGACACCACGTTCACCATCCGGGTCGAGATGGGCGCGGACTTCGCCGACCTCTTCGAGGTGAAGGACGTCCTGCGCAAGAAGGGCAGCAACACTGCCCTGGTGACCGAGGACTCGCTGCGCCTGAGGTACGTCCGGGAGGCGTTCCACCGCGAGACGGTGGTGCGCAGCAGCGAGCCCGCACGGATCGACAAGACCGGGATGACCTTCCCGATCCGGGTCGGACCGCACGGCGAATGGACCACCCGGCTGACGGTCTCCACCATCATCTACGGCGCCCGGGGCGAGGACGTCCGCGCCCGGCTGCCGCTCGCCGGCGGTCGCCAGACAGCCGACATCGAGGCCGAGCACGCCGAGTTCGTCCGGAAAGCGCCGAAGCTGGGCTGCGACTGCGAGCCGCTGGCCACCGCGTACCGGCGCAGCCTGGAGGACCTGGCCGCGCTCCGGTACGAGTCGATCGCGCTCGGCGTCCGGCTGCTGGCCGCCGGGCTGCCCTGGTTCATGACGCTGTTCGGCCGGGACAGCATCATCACCTCGCTCCAGGTGTTG
This DNA window, taken from Micromonospora sp. FIMYZ51, encodes the following:
- a CDS encoding SCP2 sterol-binding domain-containing protein, which codes for MSEATQQFFAALPARAPEVLRTPISGTLRIDLSDGQRTEHWLVRMRPGTAEVEQGSDAADAIWYCGLDLFDRLVTGRAQALAALFRNESTYTGNVVLFLAFRRFFPAAPGTRDPREVARAHVTRNG